One part of the Dunckerocampus dactyliophorus isolate RoL2022-P2 chromosome 11, RoL_Ddac_1.1, whole genome shotgun sequence genome encodes these proteins:
- the LOC129190114 gene encoding sequestosome-1-like, whose protein sequence is MPMTVKAYLLGDDDAVREIRRFTVDQDVSSIFEYLSGKSCDVFSNLQGSTFKMFYRDEDEDLVAFSTDEELGMGLACMEDGTLRIFIKEKEDVPLNALAPSTFNPQPTCAGCNGPVVGVRFKCSICPNYNLCSDCQAQGTHAKHGLLPISEPLEEGCMRSMLTKAKERSRMFFCLGRCCSLGASG, encoded by the exons ATGCCTATGACGGTGAAAGCTTACCTGCTGGGCGACGACGACGCGGTGAGAGAGATTCGCAGGTTCACGGTGGACCAGGACGTGTCCAGCATATTCGAGTATCTCAGTGGGAAAAGCTGTGACGTGTTCTCCAATCTGCAGGGCTCTACCTTCAAAATGTTCTACAGAG ATGAGGACGAAGACCTGGTGGCGTTCTCTACGGATGAAGAGCTGGGGATGGGCCTGGCCTGCATGGAGGACGGCACTTTACGTATTTTCATCAAAG AGAAGGAAGACGTCCCTCTTAATGCCTTAGCCCCTTCCACCTTCAACCCCCAGCCGACGTGTGCGGGCTGCAACGGCCCCGTGGTGGGCGTCCGCTTCAAGTGCAGCATCTGTCCCAACTACAACCTCTGCTCCGACTGCCAAGCGCAAGGCACACACGCCAAGCACGGTCTGCTGCCCATCTCGGAACCGCTGGAGGAGGGCTGCATGAGGAGCATGCTGACAAAGGCCAAGGAGCGTTCTAGAATGTTTTTTTGCCTCGGCAGGTGTTGTTCCCTCGGGGCAAGTGGATGA
- the LOC129190181 gene encoding probable pancreatic secretory proteinase inhibitor, producing the protein MSPPRTHPGTVCMSLVSMRRARLLFVCVTMVLCALAEDKSSISRRPSCSGTSVTRACPLNYSPVCGSDGATYPNECSLCVHRLEKNLDIVILKDGPC; encoded by the exons ATGTCACCACCACGCACGCATCCAGGCACAGTGTGCATGAGTCTGGTCAGCATGAGGCGTGCACGGCTGCTCTTCGTCTGCGTGACCATGGTCCTCTGTGCAC TTGCTGAGGACAAATCCAGCATTTCCCGGAGG ccCTCCTGCAGCGGGACCAGTGTGACCCGGGCGTGCCCCCTCAACTACTCGCCAGTTTGCGGCAGCGATGGTGCCACGTATCCAAACGAATGCTCTCTGTGTGTTCACAGACT ggagaAGAACTTGGACATTGTGATTTTGAAGGACGGCCCCTGCTGA